The DNA window GAAGCGCAGAGGGGTACCTTGCTCTGCGGCCTTCACCTCAATGGCTCGAAGCGGCGTTGCGTCAGGAAACGCAGCCAATGCGGGACCGGTGATCGTGTCGAGGTAGGTCTGCACTTTCTCTTCGAAAGAAGCGTATGGGCGGGCCCGCCCAGCCGCATCGAGCAGCTTATAGGAGAACGAATAGTTCGACTCAAAGCCCTCGCCGACCTTGATTTTGTTCGCTCCGCCCCCAAGCCGCAATTGGCGGCCATTCTGGTCGTGTGGGCGCCCTCCTCGAAACCAAGCCTGGTGATCACTCGGTGGATCGAGAATTCCTTCAGCGGATAAGTCGACTGGACTTGCCCAGTCGCCGTACACAAGCTCACCCCGCTCTCTGAGATAGGGCAGGCCATAAATTAGGAAGTAGCCCCCGACGAAATCAATCAGATAACCTTGTTCTTCGAGCTCCTGGACGAACGGATTACGATTCGCCAGTGCCCGAAACTCTGAACCGCATTCCATCTTTCACCATCACCTCGTTACCGGGCGCAAGCGTCCCGCTCACATTGTTGGAATGACCACGAGAATACTTGATCAAATATTCGGTTGATCCCGCCCCGCCGTCGGATAGGTAGAGGGCGACGACCTCGTCGTACGAGATCTTCTCCTTGGGCACCTCATGGTCGTCTTGATTGACCGTGATGGTGACAGTTTTCCCAGGCTTTCCGGCCATAGTTGCTTACCTCATTGTAGTGTAGGGCTTCTCAACCTCAGCCCTTTGGTGG is part of the Chelativorans sp. AA-79 genome and encodes:
- a CDS encoding multiubiquitin domain-containing protein gives rise to the protein MAGKPGKTVTITVNQDDHEVPKEKISYDEVVALYLSDGGAGSTEYLIKYSRGHSNNVSGTLAPGNEVMVKDGMRFRVSGTGES